A genome region from Caminicella sporogenes DSM 14501 includes the following:
- a CDS encoding indolepyruvate oxidoreductase subunit beta — MSDVKNILLVGVGGQGIILASKILSTGLMNAGYDVKMSEVHGMAQRGGSVTTQVRFGKKVYSPIIGKGQADILVSFEKMETAKWIEYLNINGKVVINDFEIPSAPILAGKANYPEGIIEELKEKADVTVFKAADIAKELGNIRTMNVVMVGALVKALGLDDIDWEEVIKKTVKEKFIDINIKAFKKGMEQVK; from the coding sequence ATGTCAGATGTAAAAAACATATTATTAGTAGGAGTAGGAGGACAGGGTATAATTCTTGCAAGTAAAATATTGTCTACTGGATTGATGAATGCAGGTTATGATGTAAAAATGTCAGAAGTTCATGGTATGGCTCAGCGTGGTGGAAGTGTTACTACTCAGGTAAGATTTGGTAAAAAAGTATATTCACCTATTATAGGTAAAGGACAAGCAGATATACTTGTATCATTTGAAAAAATGGAAACTGCAAAGTGGATAGAATACTTAAATATAAACGGTAAAGTTGTAATAAATGATTTTGAAATTCCTTCTGCACCTATATTAGCTGGAAAAGCAAACTATCCAGAAGGTATTATAGAAGAACTTAAAGAAAAAGCAGATGTTACAGTATTTAAAGCAGCAGATATAGCTAAAGAGTTAGGAAACATTAGAACAATGAATGTTGTTATGGTAGGAGCTTTAGTTAAAGCTCTTGGATTAGATGATATTGATTGGGAAGAAGTAATTAAAAAGACAGTAAAAGAAAAGTTTATAGATATAAATATAAAAGCATTTAAAAAAGGAATGGAACAAGTTAAATAA